The DNA segment TAAAAAAGAAGAGGATGATAAGAAACAAGAAATGACCACAGACATTAAACCAGAAATATCTCAAGTAGGTAACACGCTGTTTTTTGATGAAGTGAAAGGGGTATTAGAATTAATTAAAGAACCAAAATTAAGGGATAGTATTGAAAGTGACTTAAAAGAATTAGGAATGGCACGTGACTTACCCGTGCCTAAGATCAAAATTATTATGTGCGGTATAATTGTTGAGTCTTTGCTGTTAGATATTTTGAATCGTAGACCGGATATTGCACAAACATATTTGCAAAACCATAATAAATGGCCTGATCAAGCATCCTTAGATAAAATGTTATATATTGCAAATAAAGAAGGATTGATAACTGAAACTTCGGATATCGTTAAGTCAATAAAAAATCACAGAGATTTGGTTCATCCATATAGAGCTGTAAATACCAATATAATAATTGATGATACTACGTCTCATGCGATTATATCTGCTTTAAGAGTAATTTGCAGAGATATTCAAAAAGCTAATGACGATGGGAAAATAAAAGAATATGAAGAAAAATAACAGTTATTTTGTTTGATAACTTATTAAATCATGACCGACCAGACCGAAATATTTCCCGATAGATCAGCCGAGGCAAAATCTGTCCCCCTGGCCGACCGGATGCGTCCCCGCACCCTGAATGATGTGGTAGGCCAGGAACACCTCATTGGCTCGGGCCGGGTGCTGCGAAAGATCTTGGAGTCCGGCGAGGTGCCATCGCTGATCTTCTGGGGCCCGCCCGGCTCCGGCAAGACCACCCTGGCCCGGATCATCGCTTCTTCTGTCAAGGCTAATTTCCTGGAATTCTCAGCGGTCATCTCCGGCATCAAGGAGATCAAGGATGTAATCAAGCAGGCCGAGGCCAAGCGCAGCCACCATGGCCAGCGCACCATCCTTTTTGTGGACGAGATCCACCGTTTCAACAAGGCCCAGCAGGATGCCTTTTTGCCCTACGTGGAGCGCGGCACCATCGTGCTGATAGGGGCCACCACCGAGAACCCGTCTTTCGAGGTGATCTCGGCTCTGCTGTCCCGCAGCAAGGTGCTGATATTAAAAGGCCTGGGCGAGGAGGATATCAAGGGCATTCTGGATCGGGCCCTGACCGATGAAAAGGGGCTGGCTGAGTTCCATCCGGCGGCCGAGGACAAAGCCCTGGAGTTCATAGCCCAGTCCTCCTACGGCGATGCCCGCACCGCCCTCAACGCGCTGGAGCTGGCAGTCAGCACCGTCAAGCCGGGGGCGGACGGAAAGAGGCTGATAACCCTGGCCGAAGCCGAGGAGGCCATGCAGAGAAAAGCCCTGCTGTATGACAAGGCCGGCGAGGAGCATTACAACCTGATCTCGGCCCTGCACAAATCATTGCGTGACTCCGATCCCGACGGCTCATTATACTGGCTGGCCCGGATGCTGGCCTCCGGGGAGGATCCCTTATACGTTGCCCGGCGGATGATACGCTTCGCCACCGAGGATATCGGCAACGCCGATCCCAACGCTCTGCTGATCGCCAACCAGGCCAAGGAGGCCTATCATTTTCTGGGCTCGCCGGAGGGCGAGTTGGCCCTGGCCCAGGCGGTGATCTACATGGCCCTGGCTCCCAAGAGCAATGCGGTCTACAAGGCCTATGGCGAGGTGATGCGGGAGATAGACCGCTCCGGCTCCCTGCCGGTGCCGATGGTGATCCGCAACGCCGTCACCAAGCTGATGAAGGAGGTGGGCTACGGGGCCGGCTATCGCTACGCCCACGACGAGCCGGACGCCAGGATAGACCAGCAGCATCTGCCGGACGAGATCAAGGACAAGAAGTTCTATTTTCCCACCGAGCGGGGCTGGGAGGGGAAGAAAAAGAAGGATAACAATAGTAAATAATTTATTACTCCGGCAACTAAATAGATCAATAACCCTTATCTGTTTTTCGAACATTCTTATTGTCATGCCCGTGAAACTTGTCCTCGACATAGATCGGGGAACGGGCACCCAGGCCTGGATTCCCGCTGGAGTTTACCCCGCACCTGATGCGGGGCGGGAATGACACATTGCGCTATTTATTCGCCGGAGTAATAATAATTATTATTACTCCGGCAGGTTGACATCGGGCCGTTTAGTGATTATAATGAAGTCAGGACTTAACAACTCAATTAATATAAAAAGAGGTAAATACTCATGGGTAAAAGCTCAATAGTGCGATTACTTTTGGTCGTGGCGGTATTATCGTCAACGGTCGGCATTTTGTATGCCATGCCGCCCTATCAGGGGATCAAAGAGCCCGAGGCTCTGAAGGCCATGCGTTTGAAAGGCATGGACAGCCCCCAGCGCGGCCTGGAAAGGGAACTGAGCATCAAAACCAAAGATGCCAAGATCTCCGGAAGCCGCAAGTATCCGGTTGTCATGGGCTATTTCACCAACCTGGCGGCCATCAATACCCAGGCCGAATTCCAGGGCATGCTTTTCAACACCGGGACCAACAACAAATCGGTCAACAACTACTACCGCGACATGTCCTACAATGCCATGAGCTGTTCTGGCGTGGTTGACAACTGGCGCAACAGCGACAATACGGTTGCTTATTATTCTGTAAACGACGGCCTGAATGGTGGCACCACGGGCAACACTTACGAGTTTATAATTAAAGTCCTGGCCCATGCCGATTCATTCGTGAACTTTGCAGACTCAAGCTACGACCTGAACGAAGACGGCTATGTTGATGTGCTGTGGGTGACCCATGCCGGCAAAGGGGCCGAAGAAGGCGCCGCCGCCATCTGGTCCCACAGCTTTTACCTGTCAGGCTTTGGCAGCGGAGCTACTTATTACACCACCGGAGACATCAGCCCCTTTACCGGCAACCCGGTCCGCATCAACGACTATATCATCAATCCTGAACGCACCAACTATGCCGATGGGAATAACACCACTACCGAAATGATAGGCGCCGGAGTTTATTGCCACGAGTTCGGGCATGCAATAGGCCTGCCGGATCTTTATGATACTGACGATAGCGGACCAGGAATAGGCAGATGGTCAGTGATGGCCGGCGGTTCCTGGGGTGCCAACGGAAACACCGGGGCACGTCCGGCCGCCCTGGATGTGTGGTGCCGCAGATTCCTGGGCTGGGCCAGCCCCAATCTGGTCACAAACGATAATTTGTACACTGTGAACAGCATTATGGCCACAGCCTCTGGCAGCAGCTACAAGCTGGCCAAACTGGGCGCCGATACCACCAAGCAGTTCTGGCTGATAGAGAACCGCTATAAAAATGCCATGGGCCCGGTGAGCTCAGTCAGATGGGATTCCCTGCTGTACGGGCAGGGCTTGGCCATCTTCCACATTGACAGCACATACACGACCACCACATATTTAAATGCCAACACCGTCAACGCTTCAAACACACGGCCCTATGGCGTGGCAATGGAGGAAACAGACCAGACCACAGCCGGTTATTCTTCTGAACTTTATAACGGGTCCAATAGCGGCGATGCTGCCGATGTATGGAACAGCGGCACTCAAAGCAGTTTCGACAGCGTGGGTACGGCCTATCCGGTCACCTATCTCAACGGCGCCACATCCACCACCGGCGGGGCCCATACTATGACAGCCATCCGGGCCATCCCGGCCGCCTCTGCCGCCATAGCCTGCAGCATGTTCGTAGGCGTGCCCACCGGAGTGGAAGGAGAGCCGGCGGCAGTGTCAGCTCCTTCTATTTTCGCCCTGCATAACGCCTGGCCCAACCCGGCCCGGGGGCAGGTCAACTTCAAGTACCAACTGCCCAAGGCGGCCAAGGTGGACATCAAGGTCTATAATGTGCTGGGCCAGATGGTCAAGACCTTCGACCGGGGCGTGCAGGATCCGGGATATTACTCTCTCAAATGGAGCGACGCCAATGTGGCCGAGGGGGTATATTTCATCAGGCTTCAGGCCGGCAATTATCAGGCCACCAGGAAATTCGTGGTGTTGCAGTAGATCATAGAAAAGCCAAAGGCGAAGTGTCTTCACTTCGCCTTTTTTATTTGACAGGGGACTTTTTTTAAAGTAGACTTAATTCTTCAATTTTTATATCATACCGAGGCTTGCTTCGAGGCAATACGGGTTGAGGGATGGCGGTAGTTAATCGTTATTCGTTGTTAGTTAATCGGGTTCGTTCCCATTCTCAGGGTGACAAAAGTACTCAATATTCAACAAAATAAATTTTAAAAACATTTAAAATTATGAAGAAGAAAGTAAAGTTTATATTCGTGACCGGCGGGGTGGTCAGCTCGCTGGGCAAGGGCATCGCCTCGGCCTCTCTGGGCTATCTGCTCAAAGCCCGAGGCCTCAAGGTCAACATCCAAAAATTCGACCCCTATCTGAATGTGGATCCCGGCACCATGAGCCCCTTCCAGCACGGCGAGGTGTTTGTCACCGACGACGGGGCGGAGACCGATCTGGACCTGGGGCATTACGAGAGGTTCATCGACCGCCCGCTGACCCGCGACAACAACCTGACCTCCGGGCAGATCTACGAGAGCATCATCACCAAGGAACGGAGGGGCGACTACCTGGGCAAGACCGTCCAAGTGGTGCCGCATGTTACCAAC comes from the Candidatus Edwardsbacteria bacterium genome and includes:
- a CDS encoding M6 family metalloprotease domain-containing protein, whose amino-acid sequence is MGKSSIVRLLLVVAVLSSTVGILYAMPPYQGIKEPEALKAMRLKGMDSPQRGLERELSIKTKDAKISGSRKYPVVMGYFTNLAAINTQAEFQGMLFNTGTNNKSVNNYYRDMSYNAMSCSGVVDNWRNSDNTVAYYSVNDGLNGGTTGNTYEFIIKVLAHADSFVNFADSSYDLNEDGYVDVLWVTHAGKGAEEGAAAIWSHSFYLSGFGSGATYYTTGDISPFTGNPVRINDYIINPERTNYADGNNTTTEMIGAGVYCHEFGHAIGLPDLYDTDDSGPGIGRWSVMAGGSWGANGNTGARPAALDVWCRRFLGWASPNLVTNDNLYTVNSIMATASGSSYKLAKLGADTTKQFWLIENRYKNAMGPVSSVRWDSLLYGQGLAIFHIDSTYTTTTYLNANTVNASNTRPYGVAMEETDQTTAGYSSELYNGSNSGDAADVWNSGTQSSFDSVGTAYPVTYLNGATSTTGGAHTMTAIRAIPAASAAIACSMFVGVPTGVEGEPAAVSAPSIFALHNAWPNPARGQVNFKYQLPKAAKVDIKVYNVLGQMVKTFDRGVQDPGYYSLKWSDANVAEGVYFIRLQAGNYQATRKFVVLQ
- a CDS encoding replication-associated recombination protein A is translated as MTDQTEIFPDRSAEAKSVPLADRMRPRTLNDVVGQEHLIGSGRVLRKILESGEVPSLIFWGPPGSGKTTLARIIASSVKANFLEFSAVISGIKEIKDVIKQAEAKRSHHGQRTILFVDEIHRFNKAQQDAFLPYVERGTIVLIGATTENPSFEVISALLSRSKVLILKGLGEEDIKGILDRALTDEKGLAEFHPAAEDKALEFIAQSSYGDARTALNALELAVSTVKPGADGKRLITLAEAEEAMQRKALLYDKAGEEHYNLISALHKSLRDSDPDGSLYWLARMLASGEDPLYVARRMIRFATEDIGNADPNALLIANQAKEAYHFLGSPEGELALAQAVIYMALAPKSNAVYKAYGEVMREIDRSGSLPVPMVIRNAVTKLMKEVGYGAGYRYAHDEPDARIDQQHLPDEIKDKKFYFPTERGWEGKKKKDNNSK